The proteins below are encoded in one region of Amycolatopsis acidiphila:
- a CDS encoding type 1 glutamine amidotransferase domain-containing protein — protein sequence MTCVLFAVSGVDYWTLADGTKHPCGFWPEELAVPHKVFRKAGFDLTIATPGAAVPTADEAGFTAAMNGGSEEPGARFRAYLDSIAGELRAPADLDQADVRDFDLVFVPGGHGPMEDLAVSEAFGALVREFTDASKPVAAVCHGPAALLPAHDGTGEWVFAGRRITAFSNEEEAQVGFADKAAWCLEDRLVSAGGRFEQSGAPWQPHVVADGNLYTGQNPASSAPLAERLVAEHATLGAAR from the coding sequence ATGACGTGCGTACTGTTCGCCGTGTCCGGCGTCGACTACTGGACCCTCGCCGACGGCACCAAGCATCCATGCGGGTTCTGGCCCGAGGAACTGGCCGTCCCGCACAAGGTCTTCCGCAAGGCCGGTTTCGACCTCACGATCGCCACTCCCGGCGCCGCCGTGCCCACCGCCGACGAGGCCGGCTTCACGGCGGCCATGAACGGCGGTTCGGAGGAACCCGGCGCACGCTTCCGCGCCTACCTCGACAGCATCGCCGGCGAGCTTCGTGCGCCCGCCGACCTGGACCAGGCGGACGTCAGGGACTTCGACCTCGTCTTCGTGCCCGGTGGGCACGGCCCGATGGAGGACCTCGCCGTGTCCGAGGCGTTCGGCGCGCTGGTGCGCGAGTTCACCGACGCGAGCAAACCCGTCGCGGCCGTCTGCCACGGGCCTGCCGCCTTGCTGCCCGCACACGACGGGACCGGCGAGTGGGTGTTCGCCGGCCGCCGGATAACCGCTTTCAGCAACGAGGAGGAGGCACAGGTTGGCTTCGCCGACAAGGCCGCCTGGTGCCTGGAAGACCGGCTCGTGAGCGCGGGCGGGAGGTTCGAGCAGAGCGGCGCCCCCTGGCAGCCGCACGTCGTGGCGGACGGCAACCTCTACACCGGACAGAACCCGGCCTCCTCCGCTCCCCTCGCCGAACGGCTTGTGGCCGAGCACGCAACGCTCGGCGCCGCCCGCTGA
- a CDS encoding ferritin family protein, giving the protein MSLLKREEWQHFVREVDWTYSYVDDEAVFPEWHSGTGKVPREAWLKWEEDYKVTYPEYVATQRDKESAAYAVKAALQRSSAFETLDEGWKSSTKMHFGGVALVEYAAVLGELKMARFGLNGAWRNMAAFGVLDELRHAQITTFFGHEFISKDPQYDWTQKTFHTNDWVPISLRNLFDGMMIAPNVVDLAIELPFTFETGFTNLQFVALSADALQSGDVNFANMISSIQTDEARHSQQGGPTMEILVEHDPVRAQWVIEKSFWGSARAFAALTGPAMDYYTPLEHRKQSYREFMEEWIVDQYIRTIEDYGLKKPWFWDEFMRGLDTWHHALHMGLWYWRPTIWWRPKAGVSKDEREWLQEKYPNWEKVYGDKWDVIIDNINANNVEATLPETLPWLCSMCHLPACNATQSRDGTWRVRDWPLNYDGKTYHFCTNACRQIWWKDRDNVNHETVIDRFLAGQIQPMDVGGILGYMGLTPDVMGDDPDYAAWTRDYVGRPATGLALTSAKSEES; this is encoded by the coding sequence ATGAGCCTGCTGAAGCGAGAAGAGTGGCAACACTTCGTCCGCGAAGTGGACTGGACCTACAGCTACGTCGACGATGAGGCGGTCTTCCCCGAGTGGCACAGCGGCACGGGCAAGGTGCCGCGGGAGGCCTGGCTGAAGTGGGAAGAGGACTACAAGGTCACCTACCCCGAGTACGTCGCTACCCAGCGCGACAAGGAGTCCGCGGCGTATGCGGTGAAGGCGGCGCTGCAGCGGTCCAGCGCGTTCGAGACTCTCGACGAAGGCTGGAAGTCCTCCACCAAGATGCACTTCGGTGGTGTCGCCCTCGTTGAGTACGCCGCGGTACTGGGCGAGCTGAAGATGGCGCGGTTCGGGCTCAACGGCGCCTGGCGGAACATGGCCGCGTTCGGCGTGCTGGACGAGCTGCGGCACGCGCAGATCACCACGTTCTTCGGGCACGAGTTCATCAGTAAGGACCCGCAGTACGACTGGACGCAGAAGACCTTTCACACCAACGACTGGGTGCCGATCTCGCTGCGGAACCTGTTCGACGGCATGATGATCGCACCGAACGTGGTCGACCTGGCGATCGAGCTGCCGTTCACCTTCGAGACCGGCTTCACCAACCTCCAGTTCGTCGCGTTGTCGGCCGACGCGCTGCAGTCCGGGGACGTCAACTTCGCGAACATGATCTCCTCGATCCAGACCGACGAGGCGCGCCACTCCCAGCAGGGTGGGCCGACGATGGAGATCCTCGTCGAGCACGACCCGGTGCGCGCGCAGTGGGTCATCGAGAAGAGCTTCTGGGGCTCGGCGCGCGCCTTCGCCGCCCTGACCGGGCCGGCGATGGACTACTACACCCCCTTGGAACACCGGAAGCAGTCCTACCGGGAGTTCATGGAGGAGTGGATCGTCGACCAGTACATCCGGACCATTGAGGACTACGGGCTCAAGAAGCCCTGGTTCTGGGACGAGTTCATGCGCGGCCTGGACACCTGGCACCACGCGCTGCACATGGGCCTGTGGTATTGGCGGCCGACCATCTGGTGGCGCCCGAAGGCCGGGGTCAGCAAGGACGAACGCGAGTGGCTGCAGGAGAAGTACCCCAACTGGGAGAAGGTCTACGGCGACAAGTGGGACGTCATCATCGACAACATCAACGCCAACAACGTCGAGGCGACCCTGCCGGAAACCTTGCCCTGGCTGTGCAGCATGTGCCACCTGCCGGCGTGCAACGCCACGCAGTCCCGCGACGGCACCTGGCGGGTGCGTGACTGGCCGCTGAACTACGACGGCAAGACGTATCACTTCTGCACCAATGCCTGTCGGCAGATCTGGTGGAAGGACCGGGACAACGTCAACCACGAAACGGTGATCGACCGGTTCCTGGCCGGCCAGATCCAGCCGATGGATGTCGGCGGCATCCTCGGCTACATGGGCCTGACCCCGGACGTGATGGGTGATGACCCGGACTACGCGGCCTGGACCAGGGACTACGTCGGCCGGCCCGCGACCGGTCTCGCCCTGACGTCGGCAAAGAGCGAGGAGTCATGA
- a CDS encoding AMP-binding protein, whose translation MPADHDAGLAALSFEPLTPTAYLDRAATAHGDRVAVIDGDQRWTYAELHRRCRQLAGALHPLADGRPVAVLAPNTHVLLEAHFGVPWAGVPLVAMNTRLSANEIGYILTHSEAAVLVYDPASEPLVRDALARTNTPPITIKAGAQYEKLLAGATLRHGKIDDELSLLSINYTSGTTGTPKGVMYHHRGAYLQALAMVGHTGLSPSAVHLWTLPMFHCNGWCFPWAVTAAAATHVCLPKPAPAEVWRLIREEGVTHLNGAPTVLSMLAYAPQAGPVGTTVRVATGGSPPSPAILRRMGKLGFEVTHLYGLTETFGPAMICDWRPEWSVLDAGTQARFKARQGVGNMISCRVRVIAEDGSEVAADGRTLGEITLRGNNVMLGYFKDELATKHAAPDGWFRTGDLGVVHPDGYVELRDRSKDVIISGGENIASVEVEQAIAEHPAVLEVAVVAKPDERWGEVPAAYVTPHEGAVITESELIAFARERLAHFKAPKTVVFGPLPKTSTGKIQKYVLRQAASAGSAQRSR comes from the coding sequence ATGCCCGCCGATCACGATGCCGGATTGGCTGCCCTGTCGTTCGAACCGCTGACCCCGACCGCATACCTCGACCGGGCGGCCACGGCGCACGGTGACCGGGTCGCGGTCATCGACGGCGACCAGCGCTGGACGTACGCGGAGCTGCACCGTCGCTGCCGGCAACTGGCAGGGGCACTCCACCCGCTCGCGGACGGTCGTCCGGTCGCCGTGCTCGCCCCCAACACGCACGTACTGCTGGAGGCGCATTTCGGAGTGCCCTGGGCCGGTGTACCACTGGTCGCGATGAACACCCGCCTGTCGGCGAACGAAATCGGTTACATCCTTACCCATTCCGAGGCCGCGGTACTCGTCTACGACCCGGCATCCGAGCCCCTGGTCCGCGACGCGCTCGCACGGACGAACACCCCGCCGATCACGATCAAGGCAGGGGCACAATACGAAAAGTTGCTCGCCGGTGCCACTCTTCGCCACGGGAAGATCGACGACGAGCTGTCCCTGTTGTCCATCAACTACACCTCCGGAACCACCGGCACACCGAAGGGTGTGATGTACCACCACCGTGGTGCCTACCTTCAGGCACTGGCAATGGTGGGCCACACCGGCCTGTCGCCGTCGGCGGTGCACTTGTGGACGTTGCCGATGTTCCACTGCAATGGCTGGTGTTTCCCGTGGGCGGTGACCGCCGCTGCCGCCACCCATGTGTGCCTGCCGAAGCCGGCTCCTGCCGAGGTGTGGCGGCTGATCCGCGAAGAGGGAGTCACGCATCTCAACGGCGCACCGACCGTGCTTTCGATGCTGGCGTACGCACCGCAGGCCGGTCCGGTCGGGACGACCGTGCGGGTGGCGACGGGAGGATCGCCGCCGAGCCCGGCGATCCTGCGCCGGATGGGCAAACTCGGCTTCGAGGTCACCCATCTCTACGGGCTGACCGAGACTTTCGGCCCCGCCATGATCTGCGACTGGCGACCGGAGTGGAGTGTGCTCGACGCCGGTACACAGGCCCGGTTCAAGGCACGGCAGGGTGTCGGGAACATGATCTCGTGCCGGGTACGCGTGATCGCCGAAGACGGCTCTGAGGTAGCCGCGGACGGGCGAACGCTGGGCGAGATCACCTTGCGGGGAAACAATGTCATGCTGGGCTACTTCAAGGACGAGCTCGCCACCAAACACGCTGCCCCCGACGGCTGGTTCCGCACGGGCGACCTCGGGGTGGTGCATCCCGACGGCTATGTCGAGCTGCGTGACCGGAGCAAGGACGTGATCATTTCCGGCGGGGAGAACATCGCCTCCGTCGAAGTGGAGCAGGCGATAGCCGAACATCCGGCGGTGCTCGAGGTGGCGGTCGTCGCCAAGCCCGACGAACGCTGGGGCGAAGTGCCAGCCGCCTATGTGACGCCGCACGAAGGAGCCGTCATCACCGAAAGCGAGCTGATCGCGTTCGCCCGGGAACGGCTCGCCCATTTCAAGGCGCCGAAAACGGTGGTTTTTGGCCCCTTGCCCAAGACTTCCACCGGCAAGATCCAGAAGTACGTGCTGCGGCAGGCGGCCTCGGCCGGTTCGGCACAGCGGAGCCGATGA
- a CDS encoding nuclear transport factor 2 family protein: protein MKLFRRNHHQTESQERNEVDMTPEKTVQAFLTAFRLGDVESAMSVVDSAVDVDVFPIDLRAGGFDDLRGLLSEIVAAFPDLRLTVLNVIPADAVVTVELKVEGTQARDYLGVVNQKKHLDLDEAWRFTVVGGRITAVDVYWCQGQLYRRLAVKRVDQIAIV from the coding sequence ATGAAGTTGTTCAGACGGAACCACCACCAGACCGAGTCCCAGGAGCGGAACGAAGTGGACATGACACCGGAAAAGACCGTACAGGCCTTCCTCACCGCGTTCCGGCTCGGTGATGTGGAGTCCGCCATGTCCGTGGTGGACAGTGCCGTCGATGTCGACGTGTTCCCGATCGATCTGCGAGCGGGAGGGTTCGACGATCTGCGCGGGTTGCTGAGCGAAATCGTGGCCGCGTTCCCCGACCTACGGCTGACCGTGCTCAACGTCATCCCGGCAGACGCCGTGGTCACCGTTGAGCTCAAGGTCGAGGGAACCCAGGCTCGTGACTACCTCGGCGTTGTCAACCAGAAGAAGCACCTCGACCTGGACGAGGCGTGGCGGTTCACCGTCGTGGGTGGCCGGATCACCGCGGTGGACGTGTACTGGTGCCAGGGCCAGCTCTACCGGCGTCTCGCCGTCAAACGAGTCGACCAGATCGCGATCGTGTGA
- a CDS encoding AraC family transcriptional regulator, protein MTDVLHPLDETNTSGDLLAEIRARTPELGGNAGGWPGLTLYRFTQPTSPHWDEVKSLSLCIIAQGRKCVVVDGTRYVYDPFNYLVLSSSRHFTAEILEATPAKPFLSLVLQIEPALVRRISADILDRRTTTFGRSSQGKPESAFVTPLDCSLMGATMRFLRATDTGPDRRVLAPVYLQEMVYRVLQAEQYARLLEVAATEVASNPVSKVISYVQENISEPLTVSDMAERVALSPSAFSHLFRDVTGKSPYQFVKEMRLNRARELLIEGRLSVTQVSRAVGYSSTSHFINEFRDRFGATPRAYCDLDSLKHDLRVQKM, encoded by the coding sequence GTGACTGACGTGCTTCACCCGCTTGACGAGACCAACACCTCGGGAGACCTCCTTGCGGAGATCCGGGCCCGGACGCCGGAGCTCGGTGGCAACGCGGGCGGCTGGCCCGGACTCACTTTGTACCGGTTCACCCAGCCGACCTCGCCCCACTGGGACGAGGTGAAGTCACTGTCGTTGTGCATCATCGCGCAGGGCCGCAAGTGCGTCGTGGTCGACGGCACGCGGTACGTCTACGACCCGTTCAACTACCTCGTGCTGAGCAGCAGCCGCCACTTCACCGCCGAGATCCTCGAAGCGACCCCGGCCAAGCCGTTCCTGTCGCTGGTGCTGCAGATCGAACCGGCCCTGGTGCGGCGGATCTCGGCAGACATCCTTGACCGCCGCACGACGACGTTCGGCCGCTCGTCACAGGGAAAACCCGAGAGCGCTTTCGTGACGCCGCTCGACTGCAGCCTCATGGGCGCGACGATGCGGTTCCTCCGCGCCACGGACACCGGCCCGGACCGCCGGGTGCTGGCGCCGGTCTACCTTCAGGAGATGGTGTACCGGGTGCTGCAGGCCGAGCAGTACGCCCGGCTGCTGGAGGTGGCGGCCACGGAGGTGGCGAGCAACCCGGTCAGCAAGGTCATCTCCTACGTCCAGGAGAACATCTCGGAACCGCTGACGGTGAGTGACATGGCGGAGCGGGTTGCGCTCAGCCCGTCGGCGTTCTCGCACCTGTTCCGGGACGTGACGGGAAAGTCGCCGTATCAGTTCGTGAAGGAGATGCGGCTCAACCGTGCCCGGGAGTTGCTGATCGAGGGCAGGCTGAGCGTGACCCAGGTGTCGCGCGCCGTCGGCTACTCGAGCACCTCGCACTTCATCAACGAGTTCCGCGACCGCTTCGGCGCCACCCCGCGTGCCTACTGCGATCTGGACTCGCTCAAGCACGATCTGCGTGTGCAGAAGATGTGA
- a CDS encoding serine hydrolase domain-containing protein, with protein MTEPDVRGTVAAGFEPVRDEFAAILAGEGADLDAQVAACYRGELVVDLWAGTEATGESLLGIYSAGKGVAHLVVALLVQDGALDLDQRVSHYWPQFGAAGKREILLRELLSHQAGLVGVNSGFSMEELAEDQFVAERLGAQRPLWRPGSASGYHALVMAALSGEVVRRVTGATVQSLFATRLRDPYKLDLHLGLPADQEHRFLSAQPMVATPERLRDLAATATAPDSLNGIAFNRHHPENREVWELPNLPVVRSAGPASFGGIGTARALAKLYSAVIGTIDGLPPLLTPDTAAAFAQIQYAGWDLVLRQHKAWAVGFHPVSELYPSLGAGAFGHSGAGGQQALVDPRHELSYAFLRRRFLYPPQADADHNRILRALRAATETTR; from the coding sequence ATGACAGAACCCGACGTACGGGGCACCGTGGCAGCAGGGTTCGAGCCTGTACGGGATGAGTTCGCGGCGATCCTGGCCGGCGAGGGCGCAGACCTGGACGCACAGGTGGCTGCCTGCTATCGCGGCGAGCTGGTGGTGGACTTGTGGGCCGGGACGGAAGCCACGGGCGAGTCCCTGCTGGGCATCTACTCCGCCGGCAAAGGGGTGGCCCACCTGGTCGTTGCCCTGCTCGTACAGGACGGTGCGCTGGACCTGGACCAGCGGGTCAGCCACTACTGGCCGCAGTTCGGGGCAGCGGGCAAGCGCGAGATCCTGCTGCGCGAGCTTCTGTCCCACCAAGCCGGATTGGTAGGGGTGAACAGCGGATTCAGCATGGAGGAACTCGCCGAGGACCAGTTCGTCGCCGAGCGCCTCGGTGCTCAGCGCCCGCTCTGGCGGCCCGGGAGCGCGTCCGGCTACCACGCCCTGGTGATGGCGGCACTGAGCGGGGAGGTCGTGCGCCGTGTAACCGGAGCGACCGTGCAGAGCTTGTTCGCCACGCGCCTGCGGGACCCCTACAAGCTCGACCTGCACCTGGGGTTGCCCGCCGACCAAGAGCACCGCTTCTTGTCGGCCCAGCCCATGGTGGCCACCCCGGAACGGCTTCGTGATCTCGCGGCGACCGCGACCGCCCCGGACAGCCTCAACGGCATCGCGTTCAACCGCCACCACCCGGAGAACCGCGAGGTGTGGGAGCTGCCGAACCTCCCGGTGGTGAGGTCTGCGGGGCCGGCCTCGTTCGGCGGCATCGGCACGGCCCGCGCCCTGGCCAAGCTCTACTCGGCCGTCATCGGCACCATTGACGGGCTCCCTCCGCTGCTCACACCGGACACTGCGGCCGCGTTCGCGCAGATTCAGTACGCCGGCTGGGATCTCGTGCTGCGACAGCACAAGGCATGGGCAGTCGGCTTCCACCCCGTTTCCGAGCTGTATCCCAGTCTCGGGGCAGGCGCCTTCGGGCACAGCGGGGCAGGAGGCCAACAGGCACTGGTCGACCCGCGCCATGAACTGTCCTACGCCTTCCTGCGCCGCCGCTTCCTCTATCCGCCGCAGGCCGACGCCGACCACAACCGCATCCTGCGAGCCCTGCGCGCCGCGACCGAAACGACCCGCTAG
- a CDS encoding TetR/AcrR family transcriptional regulator, translating to MASAAGARRSPGRPARISREQIVEAASSAGNLDTLTMRELAGRLNVSHSALYRWVTNRDELFDLIGETLVDRILRPGEAVGSAWRPWLARVAWDMHDQFLALPGYATHLSRPHPHNAHSAARLRTAIVTAFLNAGVSEDLAEQSYYIFMTSLVSWLASQENPLRLGPSAPRFDLFLDTLLRGLPAREPGIARP from the coding sequence ATGGCTTCTGCGGCTGGGGCGCGTCGGTCGCCTGGTCGGCCGGCTCGGATCAGCCGGGAACAGATCGTCGAGGCCGCGTCCTCCGCCGGTAACCTCGACACCCTGACCATGCGGGAGTTGGCCGGACGACTCAACGTCAGCCACAGTGCGCTCTACCGCTGGGTGACGAACCGGGACGAACTCTTCGATCTCATCGGGGAGACCCTCGTCGATCGAATACTTCGCCCTGGAGAGGCCGTGGGGTCGGCCTGGCGGCCCTGGCTGGCGCGCGTCGCGTGGGACATGCACGACCAGTTCCTCGCGCTCCCCGGCTACGCCACACACCTGTCTCGGCCACACCCGCACAACGCCCACTCCGCCGCCCGGCTTCGCACCGCCATCGTCACGGCATTCCTCAACGCCGGGGTCAGCGAGGACCTCGCCGAACAGAGCTACTACATCTTCATGACCTCGCTGGTCAGCTGGCTCGCGTCCCAGGAGAATCCGCTGCGCCTCGGCCCGAGCGCCCCGAGGTTCGACCTCTTCCTCGACACCCTGCTGCGAGGACTCCCGGCCCGCGAACCGGGGATCGCGCGTCCCTGA
- a CDS encoding nuclear transport factor 2 family protein, translating into MTTTEPTSRSRTAAQVVSDFFDAYRNHDVEAMVDKCTDNADFSYVPFEMWGKQRVLRGDGKVQTIGKVIWTGLINSFPDLFNEVHTIDANEHGDVVVTCDIGGTQQIAWALAAPQGKKFCEPHLFIFHVDETGLIDKVKAYWNNAGINTQLGHLEVD; encoded by the coding sequence ATGACCACCACGGAACCAACCAGCCGGAGCCGGACCGCCGCTCAGGTCGTCTCCGACTTCTTCGACGCCTACCGCAACCACGACGTGGAAGCGATGGTCGACAAGTGCACCGACAACGCGGACTTCTCCTACGTCCCCTTCGAGATGTGGGGAAAGCAACGAGTGCTGCGGGGTGACGGGAAGGTCCAGACGATCGGCAAGGTCATTTGGACCGGTCTGATCAACTCCTTTCCCGACTTGTTCAACGAGGTGCACACCATCGACGCGAACGAGCACGGCGACGTCGTGGTGACCTGTGACATCGGTGGCACGCAACAGATCGCCTGGGCGCTGGCCGCCCCGCAGGGCAAGAAGTTCTGCGAACCCCACCTGTTCATCTTCCACGTCGACGAGACGGGGCTCATCGACAAGGTGAAGGCCTACTGGAACAACGCCGGTATCAACACCCAGCTCGGGCACCTCGAAGTCGACTGA
- a CDS encoding VOC family protein has translation MSIENRPKIEGVHHFSPTVTDIDRSIEWYQRVFGLERVPVKFPHYEDEDAGYAVLLTDPHSEIAFGLHHHDGNSGESFDERRTGLDHIAFSVAGLDELTSWAAWLDELGVDRSPITELNEPFHYYVLVFRDPDNIQLELFALV, from the coding sequence ATGAGCATTGAGAACCGCCCGAAGATCGAGGGCGTCCACCACTTTTCGCCGACCGTCACCGACATCGACCGCAGCATTGAGTGGTACCAGCGCGTCTTCGGCCTCGAACGCGTTCCGGTCAAATTCCCGCATTACGAGGACGAGGACGCGGGATACGCCGTTCTGCTGACCGACCCGCACTCCGAAATCGCCTTCGGGCTACACCACCATGACGGGAACAGCGGCGAAAGCTTCGACGAGCGACGCACCGGACTCGACCACATCGCGTTCTCCGTGGCCGGCCTGGACGAGCTGACCTCGTGGGCGGCCTGGCTGGACGAGTTGGGTGTCGACCGATCGCCCATCACCGAGCTGAACGAGCCGTTCCATTACTACGTTCTGGTGTTTCGGGACCCCGACAACATCCAGTTGGAGCTCTTCGCCCTGGTTTAA
- a CDS encoding type 1 glutamine amidotransferase domain-containing protein — protein sequence MPRIAYLVSSASEIVLADGAAHPTGYFAEEAIKPYERFVAAGADVVVITPDGRPPTADSYGLEHFFHYPEEDMDFFASVTRTFHHDPDDIRITLHQTTELGLVAGRRIAERLKERGATPAEAHALVSKAAKIAWREDRQLTEVMVTGKLGGGLSPAEIQAAADELDEAARALSAERKRKLDAIPGFRDPVSLADLSDDRLDEFDAVFAPGGHGPMVDLADNPDAGRLLKILHDKGAPIAALCHGPALLLSAPEREDGQWLFDGHRMTCFTDEEEDQTAPGRLGMSWYLDAALKNAGAVFDDAPSAWVSHVVVDRNLITGQNPGSTEATADAVLKALGIR from the coding sequence ATGCCCCGTATCGCTTACCTGGTCTCGAGTGCCAGTGAGATCGTTCTCGCCGACGGTGCCGCCCATCCCACCGGCTATTTCGCCGAGGAGGCCATCAAACCCTACGAAAGGTTCGTCGCGGCGGGAGCCGATGTCGTCGTCATCACCCCCGACGGCCGGCCACCGACGGCGGATTCCTACGGGCTCGAGCACTTCTTCCACTATCCCGAAGAGGACATGGATTTCTTCGCCTCGGTGACCCGCACCTTCCACCACGACCCGGACGACATCCGGATCACCCTGCACCAGACCACCGAGCTGGGTCTGGTGGCCGGACGCCGGATCGCCGAACGGCTCAAGGAACGCGGGGCCACTCCCGCCGAGGCGCACGCACTGGTGAGCAAGGCGGCGAAGATCGCATGGCGCGAGGACCGTCAACTGACCGAGGTCATGGTCACCGGGAAGCTCGGCGGCGGGTTGTCGCCGGCGGAGATCCAGGCCGCCGCGGACGAGCTCGACGAGGCCGCCCGCGCGCTGTCCGCCGAGCGCAAGCGCAAGCTCGACGCCATCCCCGGCTTCCGCGACCCCGTTTCTCTCGCGGACCTGAGCGACGACCGGCTCGACGAGTTCGACGCGGTGTTCGCCCCCGGCGGGCACGGCCCGATGGTCGACCTGGCGGACAACCCGGACGCAGGCCGGCTGCTGAAGATCCTGCACGACAAGGGCGCTCCGATCGCGGCCCTGTGTCACGGTCCGGCGCTGCTGTTGTCCGCGCCGGAGCGTGAGGACGGCCAGTGGCTGTTCGACGGTCACCGCATGACCTGCTTCACGGACGAGGAAGAGGACCAGACGGCGCCGGGGCGGCTCGGAATGTCGTGGTACCTGGATGCCGCGCTGAAGAACGCCGGAGCGGTGTTCGACGACGCCCCTTCGGCATGGGTCTCGCACGTCGTGGTCGACCGCAACCTGATCACCGGTCAGAACCCGGGTTCGACCGAGGCGACGGCCGACGCCGTACTGAAGGCGCTGGGCATCCGATGA